From the genome of Lineus longissimus chromosome 8, tnLinLong1.2, whole genome shotgun sequence, one region includes:
- the LOC135492196 gene encoding U1 small nuclear ribonucleoprotein A-like: protein MDIRPNHTIYINNLNEKIKKDELKKSLYAIFSQFGQILDIVALKTLRMRGQAFVIFKEISSATNAMRSMQGFPFYDKPMRISYSKVDSDLIARMKGTFVERPKKKKPAPVEEEAPDKKKKKQRVQQQKQAPAVNMPTPAVQQPPAPVAPAQQAPAQPTTMPEQPPNQILFLTNLPEETNEMMLSMLFNQFPGFKEVRLVPGRHDIAFVEFENEGQSHAAKEALQGFKITPQNAMKISFAKK from the exons ATGGACATCCGGCCAAACCACACAATTTACATCAACAACTTAAACGAGAAAATTAAGAAAGATG AGTTGAAGAAATCACTGTACGCCATCTTCTCACAGTTTGGACAAATCTTGGACATCGTAGCGCTGAAAACATTAAGAATGCGAGGTCAAGCTTTCGTGATCTTCAAGGAAATCAGCAGTGCTACCAATGCTATGAGGTCCATGCAAGGATTTCCCTTTTATGATAAACCTATG CGCATCTCCTACTCCAAGGTTGACTCAGACCTGATTGCCAGGATGAAAGGGACTTTTGTTGAGCGGCCCAAGAAGAAGAAACCAGCTCCGGTTGAAGAAGAAGCAcctgacaagaaaaagaagaaacagag AGTACAGCAACAGAAACAAGCTCCTGCCGTCAATATGCCAACTCCTGCTGTACAACAGCCACCAGCTCCTGTTG CTCCAGCTCAACAAGCCCCAGCACAGCCAACCACGATGCCTGAACAACCACCCAACCAGATTCTGTTCTTGACGAACCTACCCGAGGAGACGAACGAAATGATGTTGTCTATGTTGTTCAATCA ATTCCCTGGGTTCAAGGAGGTGCGTCTGGTGCCCGGTCGCCACGACATTGCGTTTGTCGAGTTCGAGAACGAGGGACAGTCACATGCTGCCAAGGAAGCACTGCAGGGATTCAAGATCACTCCACAGAATGCTATGAAGATCTCGTTCGCCAAGAAATAG
- the LOC135491989 gene encoding vacuolar protein sorting-associated protein 26B-like isoform X3 — MSIFGFGQSADIDIVLDGQEARKTAEVKTEDGKKERYYLYFDGESVSGKVNITLKKAGTKLEHQGIKIEFIGQIELYYDRGNHHEFTSLVKELARPGEMTQNASYEFDFAQVEKPYESYTGANVRLRYFLRVTVVKRLSDVVKEQDIAVHTLSTYPDMNNSIKMEVGIEDCLHIEFEYNKSKYHLKDVIVGKIFFLLVRIKIKHMEIQIIKRETTGSGPNTFNENETIAKYEIMDGAPVRGESIPIRLFLSGYELSPTMRDINKKFSVRYYLNLVLVDEEERRYFKQQEITIFRRADKQRKNLQQQLKRAPDTPHSSMMPATASPTSPTSQ; from the exons ATG agTATCTTTGGATTCGGCCAGAGCGCCGATATCGATATTGTTCTTGACGGGCAGGAGGCAAGGAAGACTGCCGAGGTGAAGACAGAAGATGGTAAAAAAGAACGTTACTACCTCTACTTTGATGGCGAGAGTGTCTCGGGCAAG GTGAACATCACTTTGAAGAAAGCTGGCACAAAGTTAGAGCATCAAGGAATCAAAATAGAATTCATAGGACAAATCG agCTCTATTATGACCGGGGTAACCACCATGAATTCACCTCGCTGGTCAAGGAGCTGGCAAGACCCGGAGAGATGACACAAAATGCAAGCTATGAATTCGACTTCGCCCAAGTTGAAAAGCCTTATGAATCATATACAGGAGCCAATGTTAGACTACG GTATTTCCTCCGAGTAACGGTAGTAAAACGGCTAAGCGATGTGGTGAAGGAACAGGATATAGCGGTCCACACGTTATCCACGTACCCTGACATGAATAATAGTATAAAAATGGAAGTGGGAATTGAAGATTGTTTACATATAGAGTTTGAATACAACAAATCAAA GTATCATTTAAAAGATGTGATTGTTGGCAAGATCTTTTTCCTGCTTGTAAGGATAAAGATTAAACATATGGAGATACAGATAATCAAGCGAGAGACGACGGGGTCAG GTCCAAATACATTCAACGAAAATGAAACCATAGCAAAGTATGAAATAATGGATGGTGCCCCAGTCAGAG GTGAATCAATTCCAATCCGTTTGTTCTTGAGTGGTTATGAACTCTCGCCGACCATGCGTGACATTAACAAGAAGTTTTCCGTGCGATATTACTTGAACCTGGTACTAGTGGATGAGGAAGAACGGAGGTACTTCAAACAGCAG GAGATCACAATATTCCGCCGGGCAGACAAACAAAGAAAAAATCTACAACAGCAATTAAAACGCGCCCCAGATACGCCGCATTCCAGCATGATGCCTGCTACTGCCAGTCCAACAAGTCCCACTAGTCAATAA
- the LOC135491989 gene encoding vacuolar protein sorting-associated protein 26B-like isoform X2, giving the protein MMSIFGFGQSADIDIVLDGQEARKTAEVKTEDGKKERYYLYFDGESVSGKVNITLKKAGTKLEHQGIKIEFIGQIELYYDRGNHHEFTSLVKELARPGEMTQNASYEFDFAQVEKPYESYTGANVRLRYFLRVTVVKRLSDVVKEQDIAVHTLSTYPDMNNSIKMEVGIEDCLHIEFEYNKSKYHLKDAIVGKIYFLLVRIKIKYMELAIVKRETTGSGPNTFNENETIAKYEIMDGAPVRGESIPIRLFLSGYELSPTMRDINKKFSVRYYLNLVLVDEEERRYFKQQEITIFRRADKQRKNLQQQLKRAPDTPHSSMMPATASPTSPTSQ; this is encoded by the exons ATGATG agTATCTTTGGATTCGGCCAGAGCGCCGATATCGATATTGTTCTTGACGGGCAGGAGGCAAGGAAGACTGCCGAGGTGAAGACAGAAGATGGTAAAAAAGAACGTTACTACCTCTACTTTGATGGCGAGAGTGTCTCGGGCAAG GTGAACATCACTTTGAAGAAAGCTGGCACAAAGTTAGAGCATCAAGGAATCAAAATAGAATTCATAGGACAAATCG agCTCTATTATGACCGGGGTAACCACCATGAATTCACCTCGCTGGTCAAGGAGCTGGCAAGACCCGGAGAGATGACACAAAATGCAAGCTATGAATTCGACTTCGCCCAAGTTGAAAAGCCTTATGAATCATATACAGGAGCCAATGTTAGACTACG GTATTTCCTCCGAGTAACGGTAGTAAAACGGCTAAGCGATGTGGTGAAGGAACAGGATATAGCGGTCCACACGTTATCCACGTACCCTGACATGAATAATAGTATAAAAATGGAAGTGGGAATTGAAGATTGTTTACATATAGAGTTTGAATACAACAAATCAAA GTACCATTTGAAAGATGCGATAGTTGGCAAAATATACTTTTTGCTGGTGAGAATTAAAATCAAGTATATGGAGCTGGCGATAGTGAAGCGCGAGACCACCGGCTCAG GTCCAAATACATTCAACGAAAATGAAACCATAGCAAAGTATGAAATAATGGATGGTGCCCCAGTCAGAG GTGAATCAATTCCAATCCGTTTGTTCTTGAGTGGTTATGAACTCTCGCCGACCATGCGTGACATTAACAAGAAGTTTTCCGTGCGATATTACTTGAACCTGGTACTAGTGGATGAGGAAGAACGGAGGTACTTCAAACAGCAG GAGATCACAATATTCCGCCGGGCAGACAAACAAAGAAAAAATCTACAACAGCAATTAAAACGCGCCCCAGATACGCCGCATTCCAGCATGATGCCTGCTACTGCCAGTCCAACAAGTCCCACTAGTCAATAA
- the LOC135491989 gene encoding vacuolar protein sorting-associated protein 26B-like isoform X1 produces MMSIFGFGQSADIDIVLDGQEARKTAEVKTEDGKKERYYLYFDGESVSGKVNITLKKAGTKLEHQGIKIEFIGQIELYYDRGNHHEFTSLVKELARPGEMTQNASYEFDFAQVEKPYESYTGANVRLRYFLRVTVVKRLSDVVKEQDIAVHTLSTYPDMNNSIKMEVGIEDCLHIEFEYNKSKYHLKDVIVGKIFFLLVRIKIKHMEIQIIKRETTGSGPNTFNENETIAKYEIMDGAPVRGESIPIRLFLSGYELSPTMRDINKKFSVRYYLNLVLVDEEERRYFKQQEITIFRRADKQRKNLQQQLKRAPDTPHSSMMPATASPTSPTSQ; encoded by the exons ATGATG agTATCTTTGGATTCGGCCAGAGCGCCGATATCGATATTGTTCTTGACGGGCAGGAGGCAAGGAAGACTGCCGAGGTGAAGACAGAAGATGGTAAAAAAGAACGTTACTACCTCTACTTTGATGGCGAGAGTGTCTCGGGCAAG GTGAACATCACTTTGAAGAAAGCTGGCACAAAGTTAGAGCATCAAGGAATCAAAATAGAATTCATAGGACAAATCG agCTCTATTATGACCGGGGTAACCACCATGAATTCACCTCGCTGGTCAAGGAGCTGGCAAGACCCGGAGAGATGACACAAAATGCAAGCTATGAATTCGACTTCGCCCAAGTTGAAAAGCCTTATGAATCATATACAGGAGCCAATGTTAGACTACG GTATTTCCTCCGAGTAACGGTAGTAAAACGGCTAAGCGATGTGGTGAAGGAACAGGATATAGCGGTCCACACGTTATCCACGTACCCTGACATGAATAATAGTATAAAAATGGAAGTGGGAATTGAAGATTGTTTACATATAGAGTTTGAATACAACAAATCAAA GTATCATTTAAAAGATGTGATTGTTGGCAAGATCTTTTTCCTGCTTGTAAGGATAAAGATTAAACATATGGAGATACAGATAATCAAGCGAGAGACGACGGGGTCAG GTCCAAATACATTCAACGAAAATGAAACCATAGCAAAGTATGAAATAATGGATGGTGCCCCAGTCAGAG GTGAATCAATTCCAATCCGTTTGTTCTTGAGTGGTTATGAACTCTCGCCGACCATGCGTGACATTAACAAGAAGTTTTCCGTGCGATATTACTTGAACCTGGTACTAGTGGATGAGGAAGAACGGAGGTACTTCAAACAGCAG GAGATCACAATATTCCGCCGGGCAGACAAACAAAGAAAAAATCTACAACAGCAATTAAAACGCGCCCCAGATACGCCGCATTCCAGCATGATGCCTGCTACTGCCAGTCCAACAAGTCCCACTAGTCAATAA
- the LOC135491988 gene encoding uncharacterized protein LOC135491988, producing the protein MFDDTRLDVPADLVRDAKNNLRYKFPLLLVVGALQDAGRILYVATNASAKNADVHIKAQDLLFDFVKICDGFILVSTNFKTGAKDIVEALHIAYLYLIDGVPDMAFTKMDSLKTTLGGMLKRVGHVSALLSQTKIKFRQARAITSPPQKQMTRTLELCLQTLDAAKSQVDLIEEYCRDLAPEVELWLRECQEVAQPQMARNRQDAERLRQEDQKKYWKELINQPDVKLYLARWRALSLLCSENHPTLVRTRHTIDSYYTSNPMPNEAIKQAWRDAEELPIANARWKALLAKQDLPHLVEPEIPDEPPELIAPPDMTVVQVTPEQAEPEIQDELPEPTDTPDITVDPLRRSGGSTSLRKTVTGAVSRLIDMSTRLNGIDSHFCGIFCGLKKNPHNKRIRRLQKNMRSLTGKLPKEMQPKSPPFHGIFERLNKDFGISLERSSGEVKKRLRNYSDSVSELKEVEVKPLAKALKKLDKSVGNLLGDMNHVLEKLNRDLADEPKYRTENWKEDRVEMETMRKTLREAIKVVEAWMKQIKRCTELMPKAKKATEKKNVDIHAIIRNCRELKTMLVQEMG; encoded by the exons ATGTTCGACGATACTCGCCTCGACGTGCCAGCTGACCTCGTGCGAGACGCCAAGAACAATCTCCGTTACAAGTTCCCGCTCCTTCTTGTTGTTGGGGCCCTACAGGATGCCGGGCGAATACTATATGTTGCAACGAATGCTTCTGCAAAAAATGCGGACGTTCACATCAAAGCACAAGACCTTCTATTCGACTTCGTTAAAATCTGTGACGGTTTTATCTTGGTCTCGACAAATTTTAAGACAGGAGCCAAAGACATTGTTGAAGCTTTGCACATTGCCTATCTCTACCTGATTGATGGTGTCCCAGATATGGCTTTCACTAAGATGGACTCCTTGAAGACAACACTGGGGGGAATGCTGAAGAGAGTCGGACATGTGTCAGCGCTGTTGTCCCAGACCAAGATCAAGTTTCGGCAAGCTCGCGCCATCACCAGTCCGCCTCAAAAGCAGATGACAAGGACCTTGGAACTTTGTCTCCAGACTCTAGATGCGGCAAAGTCCCAAGTGGACTTGATCGAGGAGTACTGTCGTGACTTGGCCCCCGAGGTGGAACTGTGGTTGCGAGAATGTCAGGAGGTAGCTCAGCCCCAGATGGCGCGGAACCGCCAAGATGCAGAGAGATTGAGACAGGAAGACCAGAAGAAGTACTGGAAAGAACTGATAAATCAGCCAGATGTCAAATTGTATTTAGCAAG ATGGAGGGCTCTCTCCTTACTTTGTTCGGAAAACCACCCCACCCTGGTGAGAACACGACATACCATCGACTCTTACTACACCAGTAACCCAATGCCAAATGAGGCAATAAAACAGGCTTGGAGGGATGCTGAGGAGCTACCTATAGCTAATGCCAGGTGGAAGGCACTATTGGCAAAACAAGATCTACCACACCTGGTTGAGCCAGAGATACCAGATGAACCTCCTGAGCTGATTGCCCCACCAGACATGACGGTTGTTCAAGTGACACCAGAACAAGCAGAGCCAGAGATACAAGATGAACTTCCTGAGCCGACTGACACACCAGACATCACGGTTGACCCATTGCGACGAAGTGGAGGCAGTACCAGTTTGAGAAAAA CTGTGACAGGTGCTGTGTCCCGTCTCATCGACATGTCTACTCGGCTCAATGGAATAGATTCCCATTTTTGCGGGATATTCTGTGGCCTGAAGAAAAACCCTCATAATAAACGGATCAGGAGACTGCAGAAAAATATGAGAAGTCTAACAGGAAAGCTTCCAAAGGAAATGCAACCAAAGTCACCACCTTTTCACGGCATTTTCGAACGTCTCAACAAAGACTTTGGGATATCCTTAGAGAGGTCAAGTGGAGAGGTGAAAAAAAGGCTGAGAAATTATTCTGACAGTGTATCGGAGTTGAAGGAAGTTGAGGTGAAACCTCTCGCAAAGGCTCTGAAGAAGCTGGATAAAAGTGTTGGGAATTTGTTAGGAGATATGAATCATGTTCTCGAGAAGTTGAACCGAGATTTGGCTGATGAGCCTAAATATAGGACCGAGAATTGGAAAGAAGACCGGGTCGAAATGGAGACCATGAGAAAGACTTTAAGAGAGGCGATCAAGGTCGTAGAAGCCTGGATGAAACAGATCAAAAGGTGCACAGAACTAATGCCCAAAGCAAAGAAGGCCACCGAGAAAAAGAACGTCGATATACATGCTATTATACG AAACTGTCGTGAGCTGAAAACAATGCTAGTGCAAGAAATGGGGTAG
- the LOC135492522 gene encoding uncharacterized protein LOC135492522 codes for MAGYTTSGPNISQAKDTTPGLADHLLELLREVHTISWATYRKGMMYSNTHLKRFDQLLTRCWKCFFNWNSKSSQQPKQQLEHVNNFKDSCILCRDKIVRDSKQESHDEGKMAAIICSLEAIIQICSDWEPRVRECVTVWKHDEMDGKQIWGPLKEEFDAEGEKLHSGTILTAWELIKGKMADRIALNLTLETYIKLNLSKNKKS; via the exons ATGGCTGGCTACACAACTTCAGGTCCCAACATTTCCCAAGCAAAGGATACAACCCCAG GTCTGGCTGATCATCTGCTTGAGCTATTGCGTGAAGTCCACACCATCAGCTGGGCGACTTATCGAAAGGGTATGATGTATTCCAACACCCATCTTAAACGTTTCGACCAGCTCCTGACGCGTTGCTGGAAATGTTTCTTCAACTGGAATAGCAAGTCCTCTCAGCAACCAAAACAACAGCTTGAACATGTGAACAATTTTAAAG ATTCTTGCATCCTATGCCGAGATAAAATTGTCCGCGACAGCAAACAAGAGAGTCACGATGAAGGCAAAATGGCAGCGATTATATGTAGTCTTGAAGCAATTATTCAGATTTGTAGTGACTGGGAGCCGAGGGTTAGGGAATGTGTCACAGTTTGGAAGCATGATGAAATGGATGGAAAACA AATCTGGGGGCCATTAAAGGAGGAGTTTGATGCAGAAGGAGAGAAACTGCACTCAGGAACAATACTCACTGCGTGGGAATTAATTAAAGGAAAGATGGCAGATCGAATCGCATTGAATCTGACTTTGGAAACTTACATAAAGTTAAATCTGAGTAAAAACAAGAAATCTTAG
- the LOC135492523 gene encoding mitochondrial inner membrane protease subunit 1-like, with amino-acid sequence MWGRLFRRSGTLAFNVVKYGCLAHISLEMIGGPIQCEGPSMQPTIQSNDFVLTEAMSVRCWKIGRGDVVISQSPLNPHQQICKRVTATEGDRIRLGNSDYRFVPKGHVWLEGDNKDNSKDSRDYGPVPMGLIKQRVFLRVWPLLSFKRISSLPASENVDCCPSKIYAMEPWEIGYDDADREESETGECVEDLV; translated from the exons ATGTGGGGAAGACTGTTTCGGCGATCAGGGACACTGGCCTTCAATGTGGTGAAATATGGGTGTCTGGCTCATATCAGTCTGGAGATGATTGGGGGTCCTATCCAG TGTGAAGGTCCTTCCATGCAACCAACGATCCAATCGAATGATTTCGTTCTAACTGAAGCCATGAGTGTGAGATGTTGGAAGATTGGAAG AGGTGATGTTGTCATTAGCCAGTCCCCACTAAACCCCCACCAACAGATCTGTAAGCGCGTCACTGCCACCGAGGGAGACAGGATACGTTTAGGCAACAGTGATTATAGATTC GTCCCAAAGGGTCATGTCTGGCTGGAAGGCGACAATAAAGATAATTCCAAAGACTCGCGTGATTACGGGCCAGTGCCAATGGGTCTTATAAAACAGCGCGTCTTCCTTCGCGTTTGGCCACTTTTGAGTTTCAAACGTATTAGCTCCCTGCCAGCAAGTGAAAACGTCGATTGCTGTCCGTCGAAAATTTACGCTATGGAACCCTGGGAGATTGGTTACGATGACGCAGACAGGGAAGAATCCGAAACAGGAGAATGCGTTGAGGATTTGGTGTGA